From the Glandiceps talaboti chromosome 10, keGlaTala1.1, whole genome shotgun sequence genome, one window contains:
- the LOC144441399 gene encoding FAD-dependent oxidoreductase domain-containing protein 1-like yields MAAHPGLISAVRRLGHHRTHLFVQASRHMSIFKKIGNFKKELKSKNPFGEIDLGPSLGDNHRPPDEVDIVVVGGGIIGSSIAYFLKKKLTTGMRVLVVEKDPTYSKASSKLSIGGIHQQFSLPENIQMSMYGAEFLRTIKENLMVHETEPPDVLFNSQGHLFLATQEGAQNLINNCMIQAEHGVQTELMSPTQLKDKFPWLNTEGIEVGSYGIEREGWFDSVRLLHAFQQKAISLGVNYVHGEVSGFLLRHRQVPRDDSYDFDVDYRIRAIKVSMPNSPEVIQVPCAIVVNATGPHAADLARLLMIGVGEGELAMPVPIEPRKRFAYVINSPNGPGLDCPMLVDPTGMRIRRDGLGGNYICTMDPAEEDEPSTGKLNVDHDWFESKIQPTLLHRIPALKNFKMKTSWAGYIDYNTIDQSPIMSRHPVIPNFFLATGFGIHGVQQAPAVGRAMMELLTDGAFVSIDLTKFDFLRFLNNDKISERKVI; encoded by the exons ATGGCTGCACACCCTGGTTTGATCTCAGCTGTGAGGAGGCTGGGACACCACAGGACCCACCTTTTCGTACAGGCATCAAGACATATGAGTATCTTCAAAAAGATTGGAAACTTTAAAAAGGAACTGAAATCAAAGAACCCATTTGGAGAAATAGATTTGGGTCCATCGTTAGGAGATAACCACAGACCCCCTGATGAGGTGGACATAGTCGTCGTAGGGGGAGGAATTATTGGGTCAAGTATTGCATACTTTCTGAAGAAGAAGCTCACAACTGGTATGAGAGTGTTAGTGGTTGAAAAAGACCCAACA TACAGCAAAGCATCGAGTAAACTGTCCATAGGAGGAATCCATCAACAGTTTTCACTGCCTGAAAATATCCAGATGTCTATGTACGGTGCTGAGTTCTTGCGGACAATCAAAGAAAATTTGATGGTGCATGAGACAGAGCCACCTGATGTACTATTCAATAGTCAGGGACATTTGTTTCTTGCAACACAAGAGGGTGCTCAAAATCTGATCAACAACTGTATGATTCAAGC TGAGCATGGTGTCCAAACAGAATTAATGAGTCCAACGCAGCTGAAAGATAAGTTTCCATGGTTGAATACAGAAGGCATAGAAGTAGGAAGCTATG GTATAGAGCGAGAAGGCTGGTTTGACTCTGTGCGTTTACTACATGCTTTTCAACAGAAAGCGATATCATTGGGTGTAAATTATGTTCATGGTGAAGTAAGCGGGTTCCTTCTCCGACATCGTCAAGTACCACGTGACGACTCATATGACTTTGATGTAGATTACAGGATAAGAGCAATCAAG GTTTCAATGCCAAACAGTCCAGAAGTGATACAAGTACCATGTGCTATAGTTGTCAATGCTACAGGTCCCCATGCTGCAGATTTAGCTAGACTGTTAATGATTGGTGTTGGAGAGGGAGAATTGGCTATGCCAGTACCAATTGAACCTAGAAAAAGGTTTGCCTATGTCATTAATAGTCCAAATGGACCAGGGCTAGACTGTCCAATGTTAGTTGACCCTACAGGAATGAGAATACGAAGAGATGGTCTTGGTGGTAATTATATCTGTACTATGGATCCTGCAGAG GAAGACGAACCAAGTACAGGAAAGCTAAATGTAGACCATGACTGGTTTGAATCTAAAATAcaaccaacattgctacatagAATACCAGCACTCAAAAATTTTAAG ATGAAGACCTCCTGGGCAGGGTATATagattacaatacaatagaCCAAAGTCCCATCATGAGTCGCCATCCTGTTATCCCTAATTTCTTCCTTGCTACTGGCTTTGGAATCCATGGAGTGCAACAAGCTCCAGCTGTTGGAAGGGCAATGATGGAGCTATTAACAGACGGTGCATTTGTATCAATAGACCttacaaaatttgattttttaagaTTCCTTAACAATGATAAGATCAGTGAAAGGAAAGTCATTTGA